A genome region from Euphorbia lathyris chromosome 4, ddEupLath1.1, whole genome shotgun sequence includes the following:
- the LOC136226470 gene encoding putative F-box protein At1g23770, with amino-acid sequence MKLRLRSLVSKETQKLEVPDEFSIQQLKEFLSHSLSSTSSLASSLRFSLNRKDELSSPSPGDSLLSIGITSGDLIYYDFSSSSAQQGNVPSNLLDSDICNPIMDVKPCEVSEESDVVELICPNQQNELLRAKGKETLIENFPVEGGSEIEDEKLEIEGGSEIEDEKLEIEDQIGEECIDLETGAEGKRLSEPYFLKRVLGEDMGNDFSDTKLVFLAIHAVLLESGFVGFDSMSGLRVDLFDILKEKASMTFTTSVSYTLPQLLSDDNGTESIVLKFQTLGHYVNVYGSLAKSPLGLHKLNIDKSRYVPAIGTFWVTGDGRDRLNEIDSTVAYAEKVIFELWKFVKDGLALPLLIDLCEKTGLDLPPCLIRLPADLKFQILELLPGQDIARVACVCKEMKYLSSNNELWKEKYMSEFGTGTGAVLSHNSNWKARFASCWENTKKRKRIGLSRTTDYLLGPNPFGVPQLFPRHGFYPFGNPRVIIGDQDRQQRQYDLLAGRFQLRRIHNLGGFNA; translated from the coding sequence ATGAAACTGAGGTTGAGATCTCTGGTAAGCAAAGAAACTCAGAAATTGGAAGTACCTGACGAATTCTCTATTCAACAGCTGAAAGAATTCCTATCTCATTCCCTTTCTTCCACTTCTTCTCTTGCATCTTCTCTCCGTTTCTCTCTCAACAGGAAGGATGAGCTTTCATCGCCGTCTCCGGGTGACTCCCTGCTCTCTATCGGCATAACCTCCGGCGACCTCATCTATTATGACTTTTCCTCTTCTTCTGCTCAACAAGGTAATGTTCCATCGAATTTACTAGATTCCGATATTTGCAATCCGATTATGGATGTGAAACCCTGTGAAGTTTCTGAAGAATCTGATGTTGTGGAATTGATTTGTCCAAATCAACAAAATGAATTACTGAGAGCCAAGGGCAAAGAAACCTTAATTGAGAATTTTCCTGTTGAAGGAGGATCTGAAATTGAAGatgaaaaattagaaattgaGGGAGGATCTGAAATTGAAGATGAGAAATTAGAAATTGAGGATCAGATAGGTGAGGAATGTATTGATCTTGAAACTGGTGCTGAGGGTAAGAGATTGTCCGAGCCATATTTTTTGAAGAGGGTATTAGGCGAAGATATGGGTAACGATTTCAGTGACACTAAGCTCGTGTTTCTTGCTATTCATGCTGTTCTCTTAGAATCTGGCTTTGTTGGTTTCGATTCCATGTCTGGATTGAGAGTTGATCTCTTTGATATCCTGAAAGAGAAAGCTTCAATGACATTTACTACGTCGGTTAGCTATACTCTTCCTCAACTTTTATCTGATGATAATGGTACAGAGTCAATTGTGCTGAAATTTCAGACTTTAGGACATTATGTTAATGTCTACGGTTCCTTGGCCAAGAGTCCGTTAGGTCTGCATAAGTTGAACATAGATAAAAGTAGATATGTTCCAGCTATTGGAACATTTTGGGTAACTGGCGATGGCCGTGATAGGCTGAATGAAATCGATTCAACTGTAGCCTATGCTGAAAAAGTTATTTTTGAGTTGTGGAAATTTGTCAAGGATGGGCTAGCTTTGCCTCTGTTGATTGATTTGTGTGAAAAAACTGGTTTGGATCTCCCACCTTGCTTGATTCGTCTTCCAGCTGACTTAAAGTTCCAAATTTTGGAGTTACTGCCGGGTCAAGATATCGCTAGAGTGGCATGTGTTTGTAAAGAGATGAAGTATTTGTCTTCTAACAATGAGTTATGGAAGGAAAAATATATGTCCGAATTTGGCACTGGGACTGGAGCAGTATTATCACATAACAGTAATTGGAAAGCAAGGTTTGCTTCTTGTTGGGAGAACActaagaagaggaagagaataGGATTAAGTAGGACGACGGATTATCTACTGGGACCTAATCCGTTTGGAGTTCCTCAACTCTTCCCTAGACATGGATTTTATCCTTTCGGAAATCCTCGAGTGATAATTGGTGACCAAGATCGGCAGCAGAGACAATATGATTTACTTGCCGGCAGATTTCAATTGCGGAGAATTCATAATCTTGGAGGGTTCAATGCATAG
- the LOC136226578 gene encoding acetylserotonin O-methyltransferase-like — protein MKEEDKEEEAQAEVEKWKYIFGFTNMAVVKCAIELGIADAIENHKSPIPLSDLSSTLNCNPSYLHRIMRFLVHQKIFREKPSINGSTGYEQTPLSRTLLGPGENTLKPMFLLESSPVMLAPWHFLRSRVLLSGSASFKGAHGDDLWKYGEENPDHSQLFNEAMASNARFTVRSLIGKCPEVFDGVKSLVDVGGGNGTSLSLLVEAFPWIDGINFDLPHVVSVAPEFDGVIHVGGDMFQSIPNADAASLMWVLHDWNDEDCIKILKKCKEAIPKENGKVIIIDAVISEEKKDDEMEIARLLMDMVMMAHTNTGKERTSKEWEFVIKKAGFSSHSITFIAALHSVIQCFP, from the exons atgaaagaagaagataaagaagaagaagcccaAGCAGAAGTTGAAAAATGGAAATACATATTTGGATTCACAAACATGGCTGTTGTAAAATGCGCAATTGAATTAGGAATCGCCGACGCAATTGAAAATCACAAATCCCCAATTCCACTCTCCGATCTATCATCAACCCTTAATTGCAATCCATCCTACCTCCATCGCATAATGAGATTTTTAGTTCATCAGAAAATCTTCAGAGAAAAACCCTCCATCAATGGTTCCACAGGGTATGAACAAACACCTCTCTCTCGGACGCTACTCGGCCCCGGAGAAAACACCTTAAAACCTATGTTTTTGCTAGAAAGCAGTCCGGTGATGTTAGCCCCGTGGCATTTTCTCAGATCTCgtgtcttgctgagtggatCGGCGAGTTTTAAGGGGGCTCACGGCGATGATTTGTGGAAATATGGGGAAGAGAATCCTGATCATAGCCAGTTGTTTAATGAAGCAATGGCGAGTAATGCGAGATTTACTGTGAGAAGTTTGATTGGAAAATGCCCGGAGGTTTTTGACGGAGTGAAAAGTTTGGTGGATGTTGGTGGTGGAAATGGTACTAGTTTGAGTTTATTGGTTGAAGCATTTCCATGGATTGATGGAATTAACTTTGATCTTCCTCATGTTGTATCGGTTGCTCCAGAATTTGATGGAGTTATTCATGTTGGTGGTGACATGTTTCAGAGTATTCCTAATGCTGATGCTGCTTCTCTTATg TGGGTTTTGCACGATTGGAACGATGAAGATTGCATAAAAATTCTGAAGAAATGTAAAGAAGCAATTccaaaagaaaatggaaaagtAATCATTATTGATGCAGTAATCAGcgaagaaaaaaaagatgatGAAATGGAAATAGCAAGGTTATTGATGGACATGGTGATGATGGCTCATACAAACACAGGCAAAGAGAGAACCTCGAAAGAATGGGAATTTGTTATTAAAAAAGCTGGCTTTTCCTCTCATTCTATTACTTTTATTGCTGCCCTTCATTCTGTTATTCAATGTTtcccttaa